A window of the Brassica oleracea var. oleracea cultivar TO1000 chromosome C1, BOL, whole genome shotgun sequence genome harbors these coding sequences:
- the LOC106320132 gene encoding uncharacterized protein LOC106320132: protein MASSTPFKFHSQTFKTPNPSPPRISHLHFPNSVSHHSRRLNKESTTRTRFLAPLCSSLPSPSSPPASKEEAILQAKTCLSSCLLKPLNNPKLASPKLKKLKQPRFRLEIPILDDDSPSSLSQLAFSIFSDMPISRRGSNAVVRLLFLWPDPSFVEPAVKAFRSDNTNHIAMSPVSEPLNKALKTADVAVFMAPERSQLEDVRVSTEGFATKPVVMINPRWLFEEEKSFGDDFVGSFDVVYAFTGLEVRGILSKRKGVIFKCVRDGVVSGERWNVLVEEEEGDGALKVVSQFKARPSMEEVELVLYNLMAMNSPITKSAKFFKDLVSNITGKK, encoded by the coding sequence ATGGCTTCTTCCACCCCCTTCAAGTTCCATTCACAGACCTTCAAAACTCCAAACCCATCACCTCCCAGAATCTCACATCTTCATTTCCCTAATTCAGTCTCGCACCACTCACGACGGCTCAACAAAGAATCCACCACTAGAACTCGTTTCTTGGCTCCTCTCTGCTCCTCTCTCCCTTCTCCTTCTTCTCCTCCCGCCTCCAAAGAAGAGGCCATCCTCCAAGCCAAGACTTGCCTCTCGTCTTGTCTCCTCAAACCCCTCAACAACCCGAAGCTCGCTTCCCCAAAGCTCAAGAAACTCAAACAGCCACGGTTCCGTCTCGAGATCCCGATCCTCGACGACGACTCGCCTTCCTCTCTCTCCCAGCTCGCGTTTTCCATCTTCAGCGACATGCCCATCTCGAGAAGAGGCTCCAACGCCGTCGTCAGGCTCCTCTTCCTCTGGCCAGACCCTTCTTTCGTCGAACCAGCAGTCAAAGCTTTCCGCTCCGACAACACCAACCACATCGCCATGTCTCCCGTTTCAGAACCACTCAACAAAGCTTTAAAAACTGCTGACGTGGCGGTTTTCATGGCGCCCGAGAGATCGCAGCTGGAAGACGTGAGGGTATCCACGGAAGGTTTCGCCACGAAGCCTGTGGTGATGATCAATCCGAGGTGGTTGTTCGAGGAGGAGAAGAGCTTTGGAGACGACTTCGTCGGTTCGTTTGATGTGGTTTACGCGTTTACGGGTTTGGAAGTGAGGGGGATACTGAGCAAGAGGAAAGGAGTGATCTTTAAGTGTGTGAGAGACGGTGTTGTGAGTGGAGAGAGATGGAACGTTCTCGTTGAAGAGGAAGAAGGGGATGGGGCTTTGAAAGTGGTCTCTCAGTTCAAAGCGAGGCCGTCGATGGAGGAAGTTGAGCTTGTTTTGTATAACTTGATGGCTATGAACTCACCTATCACCAAATCAGCTAAGTTCTTTAAGGATTTGGTTTCTAATATCACTGGGAAGAAATAG
- the LOC106318246 gene encoding mRNA cap guanine-N7 methyltransferase 1-like encodes MKRGFSQSPSSSTPPPSSRFKPNPPGGDSEYDEEESTKNFARKVADHYSRRTNQTLEEREASPIIHLKKLNNWIKSVLIQLYARPDDAVLDLACGKGGDLIKWDKARIGYYVGIDIAEGSIEDCRTRYNGDADHHQRRKKFSFPSRLLCGDCFEVELDKILEEDAPFDICSCQFAMHYSWTTEARARRALANVSALLRPGGVFIGTMPDANVIIKKLRQAEGLEIGNSVYWIRFGEEYSQKKFKSSSPFGIEYIFHLEDAVDCPEWIVPFNIFKSLAEEYDLELVFVKNSHEFVHEYMKKPEFVELMRRLGALGDGNQDQSTLSADEWDAAYLYLSFVLRKGGGHSVGAQRRGGRRKNGKMNLSKDDVLYIDN; translated from the exons ATGAAACGAGGATTCTCACAATCTCCTTCCAGCTCTACTCCTCCTCCTTCCTCCAGATTCAAACCCAACCCTCCAG GAGGTGATTCAGAGTATGATGAAGAGGAGAGCACAAAGAACTTTGCGAGGAAAGTAGCAGATCATTACAGTCGAAGAACAAACCAAACATTGGAAGAGAGAGAAGCTAGTCCCATCATTCATTTGAAGAAACTTAACAATTGG ATTAAAAGTGTGTTGATCCAGCTTTATGCTCGTCCTGACGATGCTGTTCTAGACCTTGCCTGTGGGAAG GGTGGTGATTTGATCAAGTGGGACAAGGCAAGGATCGGGTACTATGTTGGAATCGATATAGCTGAAGGTTCG ATTGAAGACTGTCGAACGCGTTATAATGGGGACGCAGACCATCACCAACGCCGTAAGAAGTTCAGCTTTCCCTCCCGTTTATTATGTGGTGATTGTTTTGAG GTAGAACTAGACAAGATTCTTGAAGAGGATGCCCCTTTTGATATCTGCAGTTGCCAG TTTGCAATGCATTACTCATGGACTACTGAGGCACGTGCACGACGAGCTTTGGCTAATGTCTCAGCTCTTCTTCGTCCTGGAGGCGTCTTTATCGGAACAATGCCTGATGCCAATGTTATCATTAAAAAACTCCGACAAG CTGAAGGTTTGGAGATTGGTAATAGTGTGTACTGGATTCGTTTTGGTGAAGAATATTCTCAAAAG AAGTTCAAATCTAGCAGCCCCTTTGGTATCGAATACATATTTCATCTCGAG GATGCTGTTGATTGCCCTGAATGGATTGTGCCCTTTAACATCTTCAAGTCTTTAGCCGAAGAG TATGATCTAGAGTTGGTGTTTGTGAAGAACTCACACGAGTTTGTCCATGAGTATATGAAAAAACCAGAGTTTGTAGAACTCATGAGAAGGCTTGGTGCTCTAGGTGATGGTAATCAAGACCAGA GCACGTTATCAGCTGATGAATGGGATGCTGCATATCTATACCTCTCTTTTGTCTTGAGGAAG GGAGGAGGACACTCTGTTGGAGCTCAAAGGAGAGGAGGGAGGAGGAAGAATGGGAAAATGAACTTATCCAAAGACGATGTTTTGTATATTGATAACTGA
- the LOC106318253 gene encoding probable histone H2A.2 — translation MAGRGKTIGSGVAKKATSRSSKAGLQFPVGRIARFLKNGKYAERVGAGAPVYLAAVLEYLAAEVLELAGNAARDNKKTRIVPRHIQLAVRNDEELSKLLGDVTIANGGVMPNIHNLLLPKKAGGASKPSGDDDE, via the exons ATGGCCGGCCGTGGAAAAACTATCGGATCTGGAGTCGCCAAGAAGGCGACGTCGAGGAGCAGCAAAGCCGGTCTCCAGTTCCCCGTTGGTCGTATCGCAAGATTTCTCAAGAACGGCAAATACGCCGAGCGTGTTGGTGCCGGAGCTCCGGTTTACTTAGCCGCCGTTCTCGAATACCTCGCCGCAGAG GTTCTTGAACTGGCTGGAAACGCAGCGAGGGACAACAAGAAGACAAGAATCGTGCCGCGTCACATTCAATTGGCGGTGAGGAATGATGAGGAGCTGAGCAAGTTGCTTGGGGATGTGACGATTGCTAACGGAGGTGTGATGCCCAACATTCACAATCTTCTTCTTCCCAAGAAGGCTGGTGGTGCTTCCAAACCTTCCGGTGACGACGATGAGTAG